From the Candidatus Rokuibacteriota bacterium genome, the window ACACACAGATACGGCTGAAGTCAAGACTTTTCTGCGAGTGCGAAAATAGCGTGCCCTGCGCGAGAAACGCTGGCAGGACCGACGGGCAACCCCGGCGAGGCTTTACCGCGTGGCTACTGGCTTATCTTCCGAAATGGCTGGGGGCCCGGGGGACTGCGCGCGGCCTGCCGCCCGGTCAGCTCAGGGCGCGGCGTGCGTCGGATCGGGCCTGGTCGAGCACTTCGCGGACCGCGAGCCCCTTCGCGTGCGCGATCCGGCGCACCTCCTCGAACTCGGGCGTCACCGTGAGCAGCTCGCCACCGAGCCGGGAGACCTTGAACGTGATCGGCCCGTAGGCCGTCGGCAGGACGACCAGCTCCCGGTCGAGCCGGATCCGCTGGTGCTCGCTCCAGCGGACGCCGATGGTCGTCGATTCCCGGAAGAGGAGTGTCGTGAGATCGCCGACGCGTTCCGGAAGGCAGAGGACCGTCACCACCGCTCCGGGACGGCTTCGCTTCATGATGACGGGCGTCAGGAAGACGTCCAGGGCCCCGGCGTCCAGGAGCCGGTCGAGGAGCGGCTCGTAGAGCTGCGGCGACATGTCGTCGATCGTCGTCTCGACCTGGGCGATTGTCTCCGTCGAGCCGGACGGGCCGGCCGGCGCGTCCCCGACGAAGCAGCGCACCACGTTGGGAATCGCGAGCTCCATGCTCCCCGCTCCGTACCCCACCGCGCGGACCGTCATCGGCGGCATCCGGCCGGCGGACACCGCGAGCGTCGTGACGATGGCGGCCCCCGTCGGCGTGACCAGCTCCGCCTCGACACCGTTGTCGAAGACCGGATACCCCCGGAGCAGCTCGAGCGTCCCCGGAGCCGGGATCGGGATCCGCCCGTGAGGGCCGTCCACCATTCCGCGTCCCACGGGGAGCGCCGAGACGTGGACGCTTTCGATGCCGAGGAGCCTGAGGCCGGCCACCGCGCCGGTCACATCCACGATGGCATCGAGCGCCCCCACGTCGTGGAAGCGTACCTGGTCGGGCGAGATGCCGTGAACCCTGGCCTCGGCCTCGGCAAGCCTCCCGAAGATCCGCGCGACGTCCGCCTTCACCCCCTCCGGGAGCGCGCTCCGCTGGAGCAGGCTCAGGATGTCACGGAGGGTTCGGTGGGGGAGCGGCCCGGCGGGCTCCAGCTCCACGTCCACCTTCGTGGCACGAAACGCGCCCTTCGTGACCTGGCGCGCGCTGAGGCGAAACCCGCCGAGGGCGAGTTTGTCGAGCTCGGCGCCGAGGACATCGAGCGGGCAGCCGGCGTCGACGAGCGCGCCGAGAATCATGTCGCCGCTGACCCCGCTCGGGCAGTCGAAGTACGCCAGCTTCACGCGATCTGCCCCTATCGGATCTTGGTCACAAGCTTGTTGATCAGGTTGGCCTGGTGGGCGGCGCCGTAGCCGTTGTCGATGTTCACCACGCTCACGCCCGGCGCGCAGGAGTTCAGCATCGCCAGGAGCGCGGCGATCCCCCCGAAGGAGGCTCCGTAGCCCACGCTGGTCGGGACGGCGATGACGGGCCGGTCGACCAGCCCGCCGATCACGCTGGGGAGCGCCCCGTCCATCCCGGCCACCGCGATGATCACGTTCGCCTCGGTGAGGAGGAGGTGGTGGTCGAGGAGACGGTGAAGACCGGCCACGCCGCAATCGTAGACGCGCTCGACCCGGTTCCCGAGGACCTCCGCCGTGAGCGCCGCTTCCTCTGCCACGGGCAGGTCGGAGGTTCCGGCGCTCGCGACGACGATGAGCCCGACCCCTTCGACGGGCTTCGGGTTCACGACGAGGATCCGGGGGTCAGGATGGTAGCGCGCGCGAAGCCCGGCAGCCTCGACGGCGCGCGCCGCTTCGGCGGAGGCGCGGGTCGCCAGGACATTGTCGTGGCGCTGGGCCAGCTCGGAGAGGATGGCGACGACCTGCCCCGGAGTTTTCCCCTGGCAGAGCACGGCCTCGGGCGCCCCGGCCCGGAGGGCCCGGTGCAGGTCCACCTTGGCGAAGCCGAGGTCGGCGTACGGGAGGTCCCGGAGGCGCGCGATGGCCTCGTCGACGGAAAGGTCGCCCCGGCTCACCGCCTCTAGGAGCGCTTTGATTTTGTCGCGGTCCACGTGCGTCCCCGCCGACTTCCCCTCACCCTGCCCTCTCCCCTGGGGGGAGAGGATCCTTCTGGAGAAGCTTCAGCACCTCGTTCATGCTCCCGCTCCTGAACCCCTGAAGGTCCACCGCCACGTAGAGATAGCCGAGCTGTCTGAACCGCGCGACAATCTTCGAGTGTCGTTCGTCCTCCCAGAGCCTGGGAATCTCATCGCGCGGGATCTCGATGCGTGCCAGCCGATCGTGGTGGCGGACCCTGAACTGGCGGAACCCTAGGCTGCGGAGGAACGCCTCCGCTGCGTCCACCTGGCGCAGCTTCTCGGGCGTGATCGGGTCCCCGTACGGGAACCGCGAGGACAGACAGGCGAAGGAGGGCTTGTCCCAGGTCGGGAGGCCCAACTCGCGGGAGAGCTCCCGGATCTCCGCCTTCGTGAGCCCCGCGTCGATGAGCGGCGCCTGCACCCCCATCTGACGGGCCGCTTGCATGCCGGGACGGTGGTCGCCGAGGTCGTCCACGTGAGCGCCGTAGATCGGGTGCGCGCCCCCCTCGCGCTCGGCGACGAGCTTGAGCCGCGTGAACAGCTCCTCCTTGCAGAAGAAGCAGCGGTTGGGTGGGTTCTTGGCGTAGTCGGGGTTGTCCAGCTCACGGGTCCGAATCACCAGGTGGCGCATCCCGAGCATTGCGGCGAGTCGCCCGGCCTCGGTCAGCTCCCCCTCGGGGTATGTCTCCGAGTCTGCCGTGACCAGGAGCGCCCGCGCGCCGAGGGCGTCGCGGGCAGCCAGGGCCAGGAAGGTCGAGTCGGCGCCCCCCGAGAACGCCACGACGACGCTCTCGAGGCCGCGGATGATCTCGACGAGGCGGCGATACTTGACGCGGAGGTCGAGCACCATCTTAGACGTCCACCCTGACGAGATCGCGAAACGTCGCGTACCGTTGCTGGATCTCGTCGGGCTGGAGCCGGATCAGCCGGTTCAGCGAGAAGTCTTCCACGGTGAACGACGCCATCACGGCACCGTAGACGATCGCGCGTCGGATCGCGGTCCCGTCGCTCGCCCCGCTCTTGGCCAGGTAACCCATGAAGCCGCCCGCGAACGTGTCCCCGGCCCCTGTCGGGTCGAAGACCGACTCCAGCGGGTAGGCCGGGACGAAAAAGAAGCGGTCCTCCGAGGCCATCAGCGCCCCGTACTCCCCCCGCTTGATGACCACCGCCCGCGGGCCCAAGCCGAGGATCGTCCGCGCCGCCCTGATCAGGTTGGGTTCGCGTGCGAGGTGGCGGGCCTCGGCATCGTTGATGAGGAGCACGTTCACCTCGGCCACGACCTTGAGGAGCGCGTCACGCTTCCCCTCGATCCAGAAGTTCATCGTGTCGAGGGCCGTCAGGCGCGGCCCGTCTACCTGGCGAAGCACGTCGAGCTGGAGCTCGGGATCGATGTTGGCCAGGAAGACGAAAGGGCTCTTTCGGTGCGACGCCTGAAGCACGGGCTTGAAATCGGCGAAGACGTTGAGCTGCGTCTCAAGGGTCCGGGCCTCGTTGAGGTCGTAGCCGTATTCCCCCACCCAGCGGAAGGTCCGGCCCGACGAGATCTGGAGGCCCGAAATGTCCACCCCCCGATCCCTGAGGAGCCCCAGGTGGTCCTGCGCGAAGTCCTCCCCGACCGCCGCCACCACGCTGACCGGGGCGAAAAAGCTCGCCGCGTAGGCGAAGTAGGTCGCCGATCCCCCGAGGGCTTCGGTCACTCTGCCGAAGGGCGTCGTGACGCTGTCCAGCGCCACGGACCCCACCACGAGGAGATCAGCCACGGGAGTCTCGACCCTTTCCCTTCGCCGGTGTTCCGCGCCGACCGGCAGGAGGGAAGTACTTGTCGAGGAGGAGGCCGAGGGCCCTCTGCGTCCTGGACGGGAACGCGTTCGGGTTCGTGATGACCGCGTTCCGGAGGAGTGAGGGGCACTGGCACCGGCGCGGCGGCCCGACCTCGGGGATCAGCCGCCGCAGGACCTCCTTGGCCGTCGAGACGTTTCGGTTCAGGTTGGCGATCACCGCCTCAACGCTCACGTGGGCCTCGCTCTCGTGCCAGACGTCGTAGTCGGTCACCAGGGCGAGAGTCGCGTAGCACAGCTCAGCCTCCCGCGCCAGCTTGGCCTCCGGCATGTTGGTCATCCCGATGACGTCCACGCCCCAGCGCCGGTAGATCCTCGATTCCCCCTTCGTCGAGAACTGGGGGCCCTCGATGCAGAGGTAGGTCCCGCCTCGGTGGACGGTCGCCCCGGTCGTGCGGGCGGCCTTCTCGAGTCGATCAGCCAGGTCCGGGCAGACCGGATCCGCCATCCCCACGTGGGCCACGATCCCGTCGCCGAAGAAGGAGGACACCCGCCGCCGGGTCCAGTCGAAGAACTGGTCCGGGATCACCAGATCGAGGGGACGGATCTCCTCGCGCATGCTTCCGACGGCGCTGATCGAGATCACCCACTCGACACCCAGCGCCTTGAAACCGTAGATGTTCGCCCTGGAGTTGAGCTCGGACGGCATGACCCGATGACCGCGCCCGTGCCGGGGCAGAAAGACCACCGTCCGCTCGCCGAGGCGCCCGGTGCAGTACTCGTCGGAAGGGTCCCCGAATGGCGTCTTCACCCGCACCCACTCGATGCCGGCGAGCCCGTCCAGCTCGTAGAGGCCGCTCCCGCCGATGACGCCGATCTTCATCACGTTCCTCGGAGGAGGGCCGGGTACCCAGGCCTGCGGCCTGGGTGCGCCTTCGGCGCGGGTACCCGCCCCTTCCGAATCCTCCCCCCTTGTTCGAACGTGGCGGCTTCGGCCATGCCGCCAGGCAGGCCAGCCGCCGCGCGACATCCGAGTTAATCGCGCGGGCCAAGCCCGCGCTCGAACCTGGACGCTCAGTACCCTAAAGCTGCCCGCTCGCGCCCGCTCGCGCCGCCTGAGCCACGGGCTCCGGTCCTGCGGAAGGGTAGCCCGGCGCGCCGAGGAGCGTCCCGAAGGTACGTCCGGGTTGGACGTCGGCCACAGCGACCGACGCCAGGCCGCCCATCAATTCGTCAGGGCCGTCGAAGAGAACCTCGATGTAATTGCCGCTGAGCCCTGCGAGAAGCCCGCTCGCGCGGTCCCGCGTCTCCAGCACGAGAAGGTCCAGGGACCTGCCGAGGAACGTTTTCCTGAATTCCAGGCTCTTGGTCCCGCCCAGGGTCCGGAGCTCGCGGCTCCTCGCGTGGATGACGCCGGAGGGCACACGGTCGGGCAAACGGGCGGCCTCGGTGCCCTTTCGATCCGAGTACGCGAAGACGTGGAGGTAAGAAAACGGGAGCGCCTGGACAAGGGCTCGCGTCCCCGCAAAGTCAGCCTCGGTCTCACCCGGGAAACCCACGATCAGATCGGTCCCCAACGCGAGCTCGGGAATACGCTTCGAGAGTGTCTCAACGAGCCTGGTATAAATGCTCGTGTTGTAAGGTCTTCTCATCAGCCTCAGGATCCGGTCGCTCCCGCTCTGAAGCGGGACGTGGAGGTGGGGGGCGATGACCGGGGACCCCGAGACGACCTCGATCAGCTCAGGAGTGAAGTAGGCCGGGAGGATCGACGAAAGACGAAGCTGGTTGAGCCCTCGCACTTCGCGGAGGATCAGGCGAAGGAGTCCCGCCAGCGTGGTACGGGGCAGGAGGTCCCAGCCGTAATGCCCCATGTCCACCCCGGTCAGCACCACCTCACGATAACCCGAGTCCACGAGCCGCTGGACCTGTTCGACCACGCGTTCGGGCGCCTGGCTCCGGCTCGGTCCCCGCGCGTACGGGACAATGCAAAAGGCGCAGCGGTGCTGGCAGCCGTCCTGGACCTTGACGAAGGCACGCGAGCGACCGGAGAGCCGCGTGAAAGGCGCAACAGGAACCGCGCGGGCCCGCGAGACATCGCTGACCCTGACCAGGGGCCGGACACGATTGCCGAGCGCGTCCAGGAGCCCGGCGAGCTCGTACTTTTCTTGGTTCCCGAGGATCAGGCCGACGCCGGGGATCCGGGCGATCGCCCCGGGATCCGTCTGCGCATAGCAGCCGGTAACCACCACCAGCGCCTCGGGGTTTCGAGCAATCGCGCGGCGGATCGTCTGACGGTCCGAGAAGTCTGCCCTCCCCGTGACCGTGCAAGTGTTGATGACGTAGACCTGGGCCGGCGCTTCGAACGGGACCTCCCGAAAGCCGCGGGATTCCAGAAGTCCCCGCATCTCCTGGGTCTCCGCCTGGTTGAGCTTGCAGCCGAGCGTGGCGAACGCCACGGTGACGGGGCAGGATGTGCTCATGCCCGGATCGTCCTGCGGCCCGCCTCAGGCCGCCTCGCGGGCGGGGCCGCGCCCATGCCGTCTTCACCCTCGGGTGCCTCGGCGAGCTGGCCGCACGCTGCGCCGATGTCCTCGCCTTTGCTCCAGCGGATCGTGGCGGTGACGCCCCGTTCGAGAAGACGGGTCTGAAAATCGAGGATTCGCGAGAGCGGCGGACGGCTGAAGCCGGCGCCAGCCCAGTCGTTGAACGGGATGAGGTTCACCTTGGCCCGGATGCCCTCGAGCAGGCGCGCCAGCCTGAGCGCATCTTCCCGGGAATCGTTGACCTCGTGGAGGAGCACGTACTCGAAGGTCATCCGCCGGCGGAGCGGAAGGGGGAAGCTGCGGCAGGCGGCCAGCAGCTCCTCGAGCCCCCGCCCCTTGTTCACCGGCATGAGCCGGCTGCGCACCGGGTTCGTCGTGGCGTGAAGCGAAACGGCGAGGTTGACCCTGAGGTTCTCTTTGGCCAGCTTCGCGATCCCGCTCACCAGGCCAACCGTGGACACGGTGACCCGACGCGGCGAGTAGCCGAAGGCACCCGGGTCGGTGAGGAGCCTGAGCGATTTGACGGTCGCGGCATAGTTCGCAAGCGGCTCGCCCATGCCCATGTAGACCAGGTGGGTCACCCGGCTCCCGGCGGGGAGCGTCGACCGAACGGCCACGAGCTGACCGACGATCTCCCCCGCGCTGAGGTTCCGGCCGAGCCCCATCGTGCCAGTGAAGCAGAAGGCGCAGGCAAACCCGCACCCGACCTGCGTCGAGAGGCAGAGCGTCAGCCGGTCGGCGTCCGGCATCAGCACCGACTGGATCTCCGCGCCGTCGGAAAGGCGCAGGACGAACTTCTGGCTCCCGTCCCGCGAAGCGATGCACCGGGCGATCACGGGAGCCTCGATGACGGCCTCCGCGGCGAGCCGTTGGCAGAACTCCCTCGGCAGGTTGCTCATCGCGTTGAGGTCCAGGATACCTCGCCTGAAGAGCCAGCCGGCGAGCTGGCTACCGCGATAGCGGGGCTGGCCGCAGCGCTCGGCGAGCGCTTCGAGCTCCCGCGGGGCGCACTCGAGGAGGTTCACCCGCGACATACTGGGTCTCGCCTCGTGGCGGGCCTGCCTCACGGCATGGCCGACGCCCCTCGGCTCGAACAACCGCCCCTAGGATACTGGAGTGTCAAAAAACGTGTCAAACTACCGGCAGCCAGCTTGTCCACATTCCGTGTGAGGCACCTGTGGATAACCCGGTGGGCGGGCGAAACGACCCGCCGTGAAATCAACGCTTCAGAGCGTATCGCTCATTTCGACGGCAGCGGACCCACGAGCAGCAGGTAGAGGTCGAGCAGATTCGTCCGGGTGGGCCCGGTGTGAACCAGGTCGCCGAGGGCGGCGAAGAACCCGAAGGAGTCGTTTGCGGCGAGGCTTGTCCGCGCGTCCAGCCCCTTTTCGGCAGCCCGCCCCAGCGTTCGCCCATCGGCGATCGCACCCGCAGCCTCCGTGGGACCGTCGGTCCCGTCGGTCCCCGCGGCCAGGACCACGACCTCGGGCAGCCCGTCAAGCTTCAGCGCCGAGGCCAGGCAGAACTCCTGGCACCGCCCCCCCTTCCCCTTCCCACGGACCGTCACCGTCGTTTCCCCTCCGGCGATCACGCATCCCGGACGGGAAACCGGCTGACCGGTCGACTGGACCTGTCGAGCCAGATCGGCGAAATGCCCGGCGGCCTCGCCGGCCTCGCCTCGAAGTGACCCGGTCAGGACCCAGGTGTGAAAGCCGAGCTCCCGGGCCTTGGCCTCGGCGGCTTCCACCACCAGGCGATTGCTTCCGATGAGGTGATTCGTCACCCGGCGGAACACCGGATCGCCCGCCTCGGGGGTCTCGGGAACCTCGCCCCGGGCGCCCCGCTCCAGGTGGCGCTCGACGCTGGCCGGGGCGTGCTCCCTCAACCCGAAGCGGTCCAGGACCGCCAGCGCGCTGGCGTAGGTCGTCTCGTCAGGCGCCGTCGGACCCGAGGCGATCACGTCGAGCCGGTCGCCAATGACGTCGGACAGGATCAGCGAGACGACGGGCGCCGGGGCCGCGGCCTTGGCGAGCTGACCTCCCTTGAGCAGCGAGCAATGCTTGCGGACGGCGTTCAGCTCGTCGATGGTGGCCCCGCCTTCGAGGAGCTGCCGCGTGAGGGTCTGCTTCTCGCCGAGCGTGATCGGCGGGACAGGCGCCGGGGCAAGAGCCGACCCCCCACCAGAGATCAGCACCACCACCAGGTCGGCCTCGCCGGCGCTCCGAGCCAGAGCGAGAAGCTCCCGGGCTGCCGTCGCGCCCCGGCCATCCGGGATCGGATGACCGGCCTCCACCACGCGGACCCGCCGGGTCGGAGCCCGATAACCGTCCTTCACCACCACCAGACCGTCGGCGATGCGATCCTCGAGCAGCTCCTCCAGCGCCTGGGCCATGGCGCCGGAAGCTTTTCCCGCGCCGAGCACGAGGAGGCGGTGGCTCCGCGTGAGGTCGAAGTCGGCGGAGCCAACGCCGAGGCGGCGGCCGTCGAACCTGACAGCCTGACGCAGGAGCGAGCCCACTTCGCCGGCCCTCAGGCCGGCGTGGAAGATGGCGAGGGCGGCGTCCCGGAGCGTCACATCTACCTCGGAGGGGGGCTCACGCCCCCCTTCCGAATCCTCCCCCCAGATTGCGCGGGCCGGGTACCCATGCCGGAGGCATGGGTGCGCGCTCGAGGGCCGCACGCTGCCGAAGATCTATCACCCCAGCCTGAGCTTCTGCAGGCGCTGACCGGCGTCCTTCAGCATCTCGTCCGTCTTGGGAAAGCAGAAGCGGATCTTGGTTCTGCCGAGTTCCGGGTGGGCGTAAAACGAGGAGCCGGGGACCGTCGCGACCCCCACCTCCTTCACGAGGTACATGGCGAAGGCGAGATCGTCGGCGCAGCCGAAGCGCTCGAGAAAGTGGGCGGCCTCGGTCAGGATGTAGTACGCGCCTTTCGGCTTGAAGGCCACGAAGCCGGCGGACTCCACGAGCCCGAGGAGAAGGTCGCGCTTGGCCTGGTACATCTCCCGGAGCCAGACGTAGTAGCTGTCCGGGAGCTCGAGCGCGGCCACGGCGGCCTCCTGGAGCGGGTGGGGCGCGCCGACGGTGACGAAGTCGTGGGCGCGCCGGATCCCGAGGGAGAGCTCGGCCGAGGCGACCGCGTACCCGATGCGCCAGCCGGTCACCGAGTACGACTTGGAGATCCCGGAGATCGTCACGGTGCGGTCGGCCATCCCGGGGAGCGTCGCGATCGGCGTGTGCGTCTCGCCGTCGAACACGATGTGCTCGTAG encodes:
- the mtaB gene encoding tRNA (N(6)-L-threonylcarbamoyladenosine(37)-C(2))-methylthiotransferase MtaB: MSTSCPVTVAFATLGCKLNQAETQEMRGLLESRGFREVPFEAPAQVYVINTCTVTGRADFSDRQTIRRAIARNPEALVVVTGCYAQTDPGAIARIPGVGLILGNQEKYELAGLLDALGNRVRPLVRVSDVSRARAVPVAPFTRLSGRSRAFVKVQDGCQHRCAFCIVPYARGPSRSQAPERVVEQVQRLVDSGYREVVLTGVDMGHYGWDLLPRTTLAGLLRLILREVRGLNQLRLSSILPAYFTPELIEVVSGSPVIAPHLHVPLQSGSDRILRLMRRPYNTSIYTRLVETLSKRIPELALGTDLIVGFPGETEADFAGTRALVQALPFSYLHVFAYSDRKGTEAARLPDRVPSGVIHARSRELRTLGGTKSLEFRKTFLGRSLDLLVLETRDRASGLLAGLSGNYIEVLFDGPDELMGGLASVAVADVQPGRTFGTLLGAPGYPSAGPEPVAQAARAGASGQL
- the mtnP gene encoding S-methyl-5'-thioadenosine phosphorylase; protein product: MKIGVIGGSGLYELDGLAGIEWVRVKTPFGDPSDEYCTGRLGERTVVFLPRHGRGHRVMPSELNSRANIYGFKALGVEWVISISAVGSMREEIRPLDLVIPDQFFDWTRRRVSSFFGDGIVAHVGMADPVCPDLADRLEKAARTTGATVHRGGTYLCIEGPQFSTKGESRIYRRWGVDVIGMTNMPEAKLAREAELCYATLALVTDYDVWHESEAHVSVEAVIANLNRNVSTAKEVLRRLIPEVGPPRRCQCPSLLRNAVITNPNAFPSRTQRALGLLLDKYFPPAGRRGTPAKGKGRDSRG
- the larB gene encoding nickel pincer cofactor biosynthesis protein LarB, coding for MDRDKIKALLEAVSRGDLSVDEAIARLRDLPYADLGFAKVDLHRALRAGAPEAVLCQGKTPGQVVAILSELAQRHDNVLATRASAEAARAVEAAGLRARYHPDPRILVVNPKPVEGVGLIVVASAGTSDLPVAEEAALTAEVLGNRVERVYDCGVAGLHRLLDHHLLLTEANVIIAVAGMDGALPSVIGGLVDRPVIAVPTSVGYGASFGGIAALLAMLNSCAPGVSVVNIDNGYGAAHQANLINKLVTKIR
- a CDS encoding glycerate kinase; this encodes MTLRDAALAIFHAGLRAGEVGSLLRQAVRFDGRRLGVGSADFDLTRSHRLLVLGAGKASGAMAQALEELLEDRIADGLVVVKDGYRAPTRRVRVVEAGHPIPDGRGATAARELLALARSAGEADLVVVLISGGGSALAPAPVPPITLGEKQTLTRQLLEGGATIDELNAVRKHCSLLKGGQLAKAAAPAPVVSLILSDVIGDRLDVIASGPTAPDETTYASALAVLDRFGLREHAPASVERHLERGARGEVPETPEAGDPVFRRVTNHLIGSNRLVVEAAEAKARELGFHTWVLTGSLRGEAGEAAGHFADLARQVQSTGQPVSRPGCVIAGGETTVTVRGKGKGGRCQEFCLASALKLDGLPEVVVLAAGTDGTDGPTEAAGAIADGRTLGRAAEKGLDARTSLAANDSFGFFAALGDLVHTGPTRTNLLDLYLLLVGPLPSK
- the rlmN gene encoding 23S rRNA (adenine(2503)-C(2))-methyltransferase RlmN, giving the protein MSRVNLLECAPRELEALAERCGQPRYRGSQLAGWLFRRGILDLNAMSNLPREFCQRLAAEAVIEAPVIARCIASRDGSQKFVLRLSDGAEIQSVLMPDADRLTLCLSTQVGCGFACAFCFTGTMGLGRNLSAGEIVGQLVAVRSTLPAGSRVTHLVYMGMGEPLANYAATVKSLRLLTDPGAFGYSPRRVTVSTVGLVSGIAKLAKENLRVNLAVSLHATTNPVRSRLMPVNKGRGLEELLAACRSFPLPLRRRMTFEYVLLHEVNDSREDALRLARLLEGIRAKVNLIPFNDWAGAGFSRPPLSRILDFQTRLLERGVTATIRWSKGEDIGAACGQLAEAPEGEDGMGAAPPARRPEAGRRTIRA
- a CDS encoding sugar kinase, which gives rise to MADLLVVGSVALDSVTTPFGRVTEALGGSATYFAYAASFFAPVSVVAAVGEDFAQDHLGLLRDRGVDISGLQISSGRTFRWVGEYGYDLNEARTLETQLNVFADFKPVLQASHRKSPFVFLANIDPELQLDVLRQVDGPRLTALDTMNFWIEGKRDALLKVVAEVNVLLINDAEARHLAREPNLIRAARTILGLGPRAVVIKRGEYGALMASEDRFFFVPAYPLESVFDPTGAGDTFAGGFMGYLAKSGASDGTAIRRAIVYGAVMASFTVEDFSLNRLIRLQPDEIQQRYATFRDLVRVDV
- the larE gene encoding ATP-dependent sacrificial sulfur transferase LarE gives rise to the protein MVLDLRVKYRRLVEIIRGLESVVVAFSGGADSTFLALAARDALGARALLVTADSETYPEGELTEAGRLAAMLGMRHLVIRTRELDNPDYAKNPPNRCFFCKEELFTRLKLVAEREGGAHPIYGAHVDDLGDHRPGMQAARQMGVQAPLIDAGLTKAEIRELSRELGLPTWDKPSFACLSSRFPYGDPITPEKLRQVDAAEAFLRSLGFRQFRVRHHDRLARIEIPRDEIPRLWEDERHSKIVARFRQLGYLYVAVDLQGFRSGSMNEVLKLLQKDPLPPGERAG
- the larC gene encoding nickel pincer cofactor biosynthesis protein LarC, with the translated sequence MKLAYFDCPSGVSGDMILGALVDAGCPLDVLGAELDKLALGGFRLSARQVTKGAFRATKVDVELEPAGPLPHRTLRDILSLLQRSALPEGVKADVARIFGRLAEAEARVHGISPDQVRFHDVGALDAIVDVTGAVAGLRLLGIESVHVSALPVGRGMVDGPHGRIPIPAPGTLELLRGYPVFDNGVEAELVTPTGAAIVTTLAVSAGRMPPMTVRAVGYGAGSMELAIPNVVRCFVGDAPAGPSGSTETIAQVETTIDDMSPQLYEPLLDRLLDAGALDVFLTPVIMKRSRPGAVVTVLCLPERVGDLTTLLFRESTTIGVRWSEHQRIRLDRELVVLPTAYGPITFKVSRLGGELLTVTPEFEEVRRIAHAKGLAVREVLDQARSDARRALS